A region from the Bradyrhizobium erythrophlei genome encodes:
- a CDS encoding DMT family transporter has product MPEKKSAKRTAPARADRPFRGIALILASTVFLGASDVTAKYLSATLPSIEIAWIRFVVFALIMSPAMLPGSPLFALHSQRPGFQLMRGVALLGSSLFFISGLRFLPIAEASATGFVSPLFVTALSIVFLGERVGARRWIATALGLIGVLVILRPGSGAFHPAAFFPIVSALAWACTLVMTRMMSGKEHALTTMTYSSIAGVGVLCVLVPFVWVAPSWHDILFGIVIGVASTAGQWIVVLAFRYADASVLAPFSYTQLLWVSILGFVIFGEVPDIWTVTGAVFIVGSGLYTAHRERIRRSQLLALDGELSPNP; this is encoded by the coding sequence CTGCCTGAGAAGAAATCGGCCAAGCGTACCGCGCCGGCGCGCGCCGACCGGCCGTTTCGCGGCATCGCGCTGATCCTGGCGTCGACGGTGTTTCTCGGCGCGTCCGACGTCACCGCGAAATATCTGTCGGCGACGCTGCCCTCGATCGAGATCGCGTGGATCAGGTTTGTCGTGTTCGCGCTGATCATGTCGCCGGCGATGCTGCCGGGCTCGCCGCTGTTTGCACTGCACTCGCAGCGGCCGGGTTTTCAATTGATGCGCGGCGTCGCGCTGCTGGGTTCGTCGCTGTTCTTCATTTCGGGCTTGCGGTTTCTGCCCATCGCGGAAGCCTCCGCCACCGGTTTCGTCTCGCCGCTGTTCGTCACGGCGCTGTCGATCGTGTTTCTCGGCGAGCGCGTCGGCGCGCGCCGCTGGATCGCGACCGCGCTCGGCCTGATCGGCGTGCTGGTCATCCTGCGGCCGGGCTCGGGCGCGTTTCATCCCGCGGCGTTCTTCCCGATCGTCTCGGCGCTGGCCTGGGCCTGCACGCTGGTCATGACGCGGATGATGAGCGGCAAGGAACATGCGCTGACCACCATGACCTATTCGTCGATCGCGGGCGTTGGCGTGCTGTGCGTGCTGGTGCCGTTCGTCTGGGTCGCGCCGAGCTGGCACGATATCCTGTTCGGGATTGTCATCGGTGTCGCCTCGACCGCGGGGCAGTGGATCGTGGTGCTCGCGTTCCGCTATGCCGATGCTTCGGTGCTGGCGCCGTTTTCCTACACCCAATTGTTGTGGGTCTCGATCCTCGGTTTCGTCATTTTCGGCGAGGTGCCGGATATCTGGACCGTGACCGGCGCCGTCTTCATCGTCGGCAGCGGCCTCTACACCGCGCACCGCGAGCGTATCAGGCGCTCGCAGCTGTTGGCGCTGGACGGGGAATTGTCGCCCAATCCCTGA
- a CDS encoding ABC transporter substrate-binding protein — MAHFGPTRRSLLQGTLATTALSLTGFPARADVQWKKYAGTTIEANLIKGPRGELLQKYASEFTDLTGIKVESEVIPEQQQRQKAVIELTSGRPSFDVIHVSYHVQKRQFEKAGWLADLTGFMKDPNLTAPDLTVDDFSTGGLQFAQNDKGEMHSLPWSVDYFILYWNKELFAKKGVTLPKTLDEMAIAAEKLNDPANGIYGFTGRGLRNANMTLWTNFFLDYGGEFLDAKGNILTDGPEGIEATKLYQRLLTKTAPPGVAGFNWMESMASLTQGRAAMWIDGVGWAPPIEDPNASRVVGKIGYALVPAGPKGQYSAAYGDGIGIPQASTKKEAAYLYCQWAVSKTMGARLLQSGGGVPFRNSILNDETVRKGVKMPAEWLDSVIGSAKISKLGLPVIVPVAEFRDIVGAALTATLSGADPATELKKAHEQFRPILERSEKS; from the coding sequence ATGGCCCATTTCGGCCCGACCCGGCGTTCCCTATTGCAGGGCACGCTCGCGACCACCGCACTCAGCCTGACCGGTTTCCCCGCGCGCGCCGACGTACAGTGGAAGAAATATGCCGGCACCACGATCGAAGCCAATTTGATCAAAGGGCCGCGCGGCGAACTGCTGCAGAAATACGCATCCGAATTTACCGACCTTACCGGCATCAAGGTCGAATCAGAAGTTATTCCCGAGCAGCAGCAACGGCAAAAAGCCGTGATCGAACTCACCTCCGGCAGGCCGAGCTTCGACGTCATTCACGTCAGCTATCACGTGCAGAAACGGCAATTCGAAAAGGCGGGCTGGCTCGCGGACCTCACCGGCTTCATGAAGGATCCGAACCTGACCGCGCCCGACCTGACCGTGGACGATTTCTCCACCGGCGGCCTGCAGTTTGCCCAGAACGACAAAGGCGAAATGCATTCGTTGCCCTGGTCGGTCGACTATTTCATTCTTTACTGGAACAAGGAGCTGTTCGCCAAAAAGGGAGTGACCCTGCCGAAAACCCTGGACGAGATGGCCATAGCCGCGGAAAAACTCAACGACCCCGCCAACGGCATCTACGGCTTTACCGGCCGCGGTCTGCGCAACGCGAACATGACGCTGTGGACCAATTTCTTCCTCGACTATGGCGGCGAGTTTCTCGACGCCAAGGGCAACATCCTCACCGACGGCCCGGAAGGGATCGAGGCCACCAAATTGTATCAGCGCCTGTTGACCAAGACCGCGCCTCCCGGCGTTGCCGGTTTCAACTGGATGGAGTCGATGGCTTCGCTGACCCAGGGCCGCGCGGCGATGTGGATCGACGGCGTGGGCTGGGCCCCGCCGATCGAGGACCCCAATGCGTCGCGCGTGGTCGGAAAGATCGGCTATGCCCTGGTGCCGGCCGGACCGAAAGGCCAGTATTCCGCCGCCTATGGCGACGGCATCGGCATTCCCCAGGCCAGCACCAAAAAGGAGGCCGCCTATCTCTATTGCCAATGGGCGGTGTCGAAGACCATGGGCGCGCGGCTGCTGCAAAGCGGCGGCGGCGTCCCGTTCCGCAACTCGATCCTCAACGACGAGACCGTGCGCAAGGGCGTCAAGATGCCGGCCGAGTGGCTGGACTCCGTGATCGGTTCGGCCAAAATTTCAAAACTGGGCCTCCCCGTCATCGTACCCGTCGCGGAATTCCGTGACATCGTCGGCGCGGCGCTGACCGCGACATTGTCGGGGGCGGATCCGGCGACGGAACTGAAAAAGGCGCACGAGCAATTCCGCCCCATTCTGGAGCGCAGCGAAAAGTCGTGA
- a CDS encoding SMP-30/gluconolactonase/LRE family protein: MYLDAPPRLIETNVFSAMPEAFRRKGVATEWADANRPGQPTDCFIEGPSFDAQGNLYIVDIPFGRIFRIAPDGTWSLVIEYDGWPNGLKIGADGRIFVADYRRGIMELDVKATRMLPVLTTRNSESFKGCNDLHLASNGDIYFTDQGQTGLHDPTGRVFRLSPDGRLACLIDTGINPNGLVLDPAEKVLFVAMTRDNAVWRMPLMKDGNVAKVGRFCSTFGASGPDGMTMDSAGRLFVAHASLGHVFVFAPNGELIARIKSCAGPSCTNVAIGGKDRNRLYITESVTGSVLVADIAGL; encoded by the coding sequence ATGTATCTGGACGCGCCGCCGCGGCTGATCGAGACCAACGTTTTTTCGGCGATGCCGGAGGCATTCCGGCGCAAGGGCGTCGCGACCGAGTGGGCCGACGCCAACCGCCCGGGCCAGCCGACCGACTGCTTCATTGAAGGCCCGTCCTTCGACGCCCAGGGCAATCTCTACATCGTCGACATTCCCTTTGGACGCATCTTCAGGATCGCGCCCGACGGTACATGGTCGCTGGTGATCGAATATGACGGCTGGCCCAACGGCCTGAAGATCGGCGCCGACGGGCGGATCTTCGTCGCGGATTACCGGCGCGGCATCATGGAACTCGATGTCAAGGCAACGCGGATGCTGCCAGTCCTGACCACGCGCAATTCGGAATCCTTCAAGGGCTGCAACGATCTGCATCTGGCCTCGAATGGCGACATCTATTTCACCGACCAGGGACAGACCGGGCTGCACGATCCGACCGGGCGGGTTTTTCGGCTTTCGCCCGATGGCCGGCTCGCCTGCCTGATCGATACCGGCATCAACCCGAACGGACTGGTGCTCGATCCCGCCGAGAAAGTGCTGTTCGTGGCGATGACCCGCGACAACGCAGTGTGGCGCATGCCGTTGATGAAGGACGGCAACGTGGCGAAGGTCGGCCGCTTCTGCTCGACCTTCGGCGCCAGCGGTCCCGACGGGATGACCATGGACAGCGCGGGACGGCTGTTTGTGGCGCACGCCTCGCTCGGACATGTCTTCGTGTTTGCGCCCAATGGCGAACTGATCGCGCGGATCAAATCCTGCGCGGGCCCGAGTTGCACCAACGTCGCTATTGGTGGAAAGGACCGCAACCGCCTCTATATAACGGAGTCCGTGACCGGTTCGGTGCTGGTTGCGGATATCGCTGGTCTTTAA
- a CDS encoding carbohydrate ABC transporter permease, which translates to MSPLRQWLGRVGLGFALIVIVSPAVLFFLWMLSLSVKFEVDNASYPPVFIPEHFNWGNYAAVFRSNRFSTYFMNSLIVTGTATAFALVVGVPAGYGLARMRAHKAAVVILIARITPGLSYLIPLFLLFQWLGLLGTLWPQIIIHLVVTVPIVIWIMIGYFETTPMELEESALIDGATRWQVFRYVALPIARPGIAVAFILAVIFSWNNFVFGIVLAGRETRTLPVAVYNMISFDQLSWGPLAAAALIVTLPVLLLTVFAQRQIVAGLTAGAVKGG; encoded by the coding sequence ATGAGCCCGCTGCGGCAATGGCTCGGCCGCGTCGGCCTCGGCTTCGCGCTGATCGTGATCGTGTCGCCGGCCGTGTTGTTCTTCCTCTGGATGCTGTCGCTGTCGGTCAAATTCGAGGTCGACAACGCGTCCTATCCGCCGGTATTCATCCCCGAGCATTTCAACTGGGGCAACTACGCCGCCGTCTTCCGCTCCAACCGTTTTTCCACCTACTTCATGAACAGCCTGATCGTGACGGGGACGGCAACCGCCTTCGCGCTCGTGGTCGGCGTGCCCGCGGGCTATGGGCTTGCCCGCATGCGCGCGCACAAGGCGGCGGTGGTGATCCTGATCGCGCGCATCACGCCCGGCCTCTCCTATCTCATTCCGCTGTTCCTGCTGTTCCAGTGGCTCGGCCTGCTCGGCACGCTGTGGCCGCAGATCATCATCCATCTCGTGGTGACGGTGCCGATCGTGATCTGGATCATGATCGGCTATTTCGAGACGACGCCGATGGAGCTGGAGGAATCCGCGCTGATCGACGGCGCCACCCGCTGGCAGGTGTTCCGCTACGTAGCACTGCCGATCGCGCGGCCGGGCATCGCGGTCGCCTTCATCCTCGCCGTGATTTTTTCGTGGAACAATTTCGTCTTCGGCATCGTGCTGGCGGGACGCGAGACGCGCACGCTGCCGGTTGCCGTCTACAACATGATTTCGTTCGACCAGCTGAGCTGGGGCCCGCTCGCCGCCGCCGCGCTGATCGTGACGCTGCCGGTGCTGCTCTTGACGGTGTTCGCGCAGCGCCAGATCGTGGCCGGCCTGACCGCGGGCGCCGTCAAGGGCGGGTGA
- a CDS encoding aldehyde dehydrogenase family protein encodes MVNRMQFYIDGAWVDPVVKKSTPVVNPATEEAMYEIALGSKADVDKAVAAARRAFETFSQTSREERVALLAKIIEVYKTRMKDIGAAVSDEMGAPLPMAEKLQAGAGLGHLASTLEVLKNYHFEEPCGSAVVLREPVGVIGMITPWNWPLNQIACKVAPALAAGCTMILKPSEFTPSSALIFAEILHEAGVPKGVFNLINGLGPEVGAAMAEHPNIDMISFTGSTRAGVDVAKRAAPTVKRVSQELGGKSPNVILEGADLAKAVTGGVMHMFNNSGQSCNAPSRMIVPLSKMKEVAAIAKGVADKTKAGDPRAEGTTIGPVVSRIQWDKIQKLIQKGIEEGATLVAGGPGLPEGVNKGFYVRPTIFADVTNDMTIAREEIFGPVLTILGAKDEEDAVKIANDTPYGLAGYVSADTVETARKVGRRIRAGNVNLQGVPNDRTAPFGGYKQSGNGREWGKYGLEEYLEVKAVAGYNAA; translated from the coding sequence ATGGTCAACCGCATGCAATTCTACATCGATGGCGCCTGGGTCGATCCCGTCGTCAAGAAGTCCACGCCCGTCGTCAATCCCGCGACCGAAGAGGCGATGTATGAGATTGCGCTCGGCTCCAAGGCCGACGTCGACAAGGCGGTGGCCGCCGCGCGCCGCGCTTTCGAGACTTTTTCGCAGACCAGCCGCGAGGAGCGGGTGGCGCTGCTTGCGAAGATCATCGAGGTCTACAAGACCCGCATGAAGGACATCGGCGCCGCCGTCTCCGACGAGATGGGCGCGCCGCTGCCGATGGCGGAGAAGCTGCAGGCCGGCGCCGGCCTCGGCCACCTCGCTTCCACTTTGGAAGTGCTCAAGAACTATCATTTCGAGGAGCCGTGCGGCTCCGCGGTGGTGCTGCGCGAACCCGTCGGCGTCATCGGCATGATCACGCCCTGGAACTGGCCGCTGAACCAGATCGCCTGCAAGGTTGCGCCCGCGCTCGCCGCCGGCTGCACCATGATCCTGAAGCCTTCCGAATTCACGCCGTCGTCGGCCCTGATTTTCGCGGAAATCCTCCATGAAGCCGGCGTGCCGAAGGGCGTGTTCAACCTGATCAACGGCCTCGGCCCCGAGGTCGGCGCCGCCATGGCCGAGCATCCGAACATCGACATGATCTCGTTCACCGGCTCGACCCGCGCCGGCGTCGATGTCGCCAAGCGCGCGGCACCCACCGTCAAGCGCGTCAGCCAGGAACTCGGCGGCAAGTCGCCTAACGTCATTCTCGAAGGCGCCGACCTCGCCAAGGCCGTCACCGGCGGCGTGATGCACATGTTCAACAATTCCGGACAGTCGTGCAACGCACCGTCGCGGATGATCGTGCCGCTGTCGAAAATGAAGGAAGTTGCCGCGATCGCCAAGGGCGTGGCCGACAAGACCAAGGCCGGCGATCCCCGCGCCGAGGGCACAACCATCGGCCCGGTCGTGTCCCGCATCCAGTGGGACAAGATCCAGAAGCTGATCCAGAAGGGCATCGAGGAAGGTGCCACGCTAGTCGCGGGCGGCCCCGGCCTGCCGGAAGGCGTCAACAAGGGCTTTTATGTGCGTCCGACGATCTTCGCCGATGTCACCAACGACATGACCATCGCGCGCGAGGAAATCTTCGGGCCGGTATTGACGATTCTCGGCGCCAAGGATGAGGAAGACGCCGTCAAGATCGCCAACGACACCCCCTACGGTCTCGCCGGTTACGTCTCCGCCGACACCGTGGAAACCGCCCGCAAGGTCGGCCGCCGGATCCGCGCCGGCAACGTCAACCTGCAGGGCGTGCCCAACGATCGCACCGCGCCGTTCGGCGGCTACAAGCAGTCCGGCAACGGCCGCGAATGGGGCAAATACGGTCTGGAAGAATATCTCGAGGTCAAGGCGGTCGCGGGTTACAACGCGGCGTAA
- a CDS encoding carbohydrate ABC transporter permease, with the protein MKGWQPPSYWPFVLPALIVVLAVIIFPWAYTIWMSLHEWKVGSPPTFVGLANYIRLPTDTRFVESVWHTLVYTALSVALPLLLGTLAAVVFHAKFPMRGFLRGLFILPMMATPVAIALVWTMMFHPQLGILNYLLSLVGIPPQLWVFHPATVIPSLVLVETWQWTPLVMLIVLGGLAAIPAEPYESALIDGATRWQTFRYISLPLIMPFLFIASMIRMIDAVKSFDIIFAITQGGPGTASETINLYLYSVAFVYYDVGYASAIVVVFFALIVALAGALLRLRQRTHWNDAGGVA; encoded by the coding sequence ATGAAAGGCTGGCAGCCGCCATCCTATTGGCCGTTCGTTCTTCCCGCGCTGATCGTGGTGCTCGCGGTCATCATCTTCCCCTGGGCCTACACCATCTGGATGAGCCTGCACGAATGGAAGGTCGGCTCGCCGCCGACCTTCGTTGGCCTTGCGAATTACATCCGCCTGCCGACCGACACGCGTTTTGTCGAATCGGTGTGGCACACGCTGGTCTATACCGCGCTGTCGGTGGCGCTGCCGTTGCTGTTAGGGACGCTCGCTGCGGTGGTGTTTCACGCCAAATTTCCGATGCGCGGTTTTCTGCGCGGCCTCTTTATCCTTCCGATGATGGCGACTCCGGTCGCGATCGCCCTGGTGTGGACCATGATGTTCCACCCGCAACTGGGCATCCTCAATTACCTGCTGTCGCTGGTCGGGATACCGCCGCAGCTCTGGGTGTTTCACCCCGCGACCGTGATTCCCTCGCTGGTCCTGGTCGAAACCTGGCAATGGACGCCGCTGGTGATGCTGATCGTGCTCGGGGGCCTTGCCGCCATCCCGGCCGAACCTTATGAGAGCGCGCTGATCGATGGCGCCACCCGCTGGCAGACATTCCGCTACATCTCGCTGCCGCTGATCATGCCGTTCCTGTTCATCGCGTCGATGATCCGCATGATCGATGCGGTGAAGAGCTTCGACATCATCTTCGCCATTACCCAGGGCGGCCCCGGCACGGCTTCCGAAACCATCAACCTCTATCTCTACAGCGTCGCCTTCGTCTATTACGACGTCGGCTACGCTTCCGCGATCGTGGTGGTGTTCTTCGCGCTGATCGTTGCCCTCGCCGGTGCGCTGCTTCGGCTGCGCCAGCGTACGCACTGGAACGACGCCGGAGGCGTGGCATGA
- a CDS encoding aldo/keto reductase produces MKQQQFGSGGPQVSVIGQGTWYIDRGDRTRAVAALRRGIDLGMTHIDTAEMYGDAELVIAEAIAGQRDDAFLVSKVLPSNASRRGTVTACERSLKRLNTDRLDCYLLHWRGSYPLAETVAAFEQLVGAGKIRSWGVSNFDVEDLDELLVVAGEGKIACNQVLYHLKERAIEHAVIPWCKQHGTAVVAYSPFGHDDFPGPQSKGGAVLQTVAKAHGASPRQVALAFLTREPELFAIPKASSEQHAADNAAASRLVLGADDIAALDKAFPRGPKPRGLPIL; encoded by the coding sequence TTGAAACAGCAACAATTCGGCAGCGGTGGCCCGCAAGTGTCCGTGATCGGGCAGGGCACCTGGTACATTGATCGCGGCGATCGCACGCGCGCGGTCGCGGCATTGCGGCGGGGCATCGATCTCGGCATGACCCATATCGACACCGCCGAGATGTACGGCGACGCCGAACTTGTGATTGCGGAGGCCATCGCCGGGCAGCGCGATGATGCCTTCCTGGTCTCGAAGGTGTTGCCGAGCAACGCCTCGCGGCGCGGCACCGTCACCGCCTGCGAGCGCTCGCTCAAGCGGCTGAACACCGACCGGCTCGATTGCTATCTGCTGCATTGGCGCGGATCGTATCCGCTAGCCGAAACCGTCGCCGCGTTCGAGCAGCTGGTTGGTGCCGGAAAGATCCGCTCCTGGGGCGTCAGCAATTTCGATGTTGAGGATCTCGACGAACTGCTCGTGGTCGCAGGCGAAGGCAAGATCGCCTGCAATCAGGTGCTCTATCATTTGAAGGAACGTGCGATCGAGCACGCGGTGATTCCATGGTGCAAGCAGCACGGCACGGCGGTGGTGGCCTATTCGCCGTTCGGCCACGATGATTTTCCTGGTCCGCAAAGCAAGGGCGGCGCGGTGCTGCAGACGGTTGCCAAGGCGCATGGCGCCTCGCCGCGCCAGGTCGCGCTGGCTTTCCTGACGCGCGAGCCCGAGCTGTTTGCGATTCCAAAAGCCTCAAGCGAGCAGCACGCCGCCGACAATGCGGCGGCCAGCAGGCTTGTGCTCGGCGCCGACGACATCGCGGCCCTCGACAAGGCCTTTCCGCGCGGACCTAAGCCGCGCGGCCTGCCGATACTGTAG
- a CDS encoding transketolase, whose amino-acid sequence MPIEPARLEMLSALARKVLWLSSWTIHHANHIRPNSDGLKVGGHQASSASLATIMSALYFSVLRPEDRVAVKPHASPVFHAIQYLFGRQTRDKLENFRGYKGAQSYPSRTKDTDDVDFSTGSVGLGVAQTLFASLVQDYVKAHGWMKNRPEGRMIALVGDAEMDEGNIFEALLEGWKHGLRNTWWVVDYNRQSLDAVVREGLWEKFESMFRNFGWDVVIVKYGRLMQAAFAEPGGEALKRWIDACPNAMYAALCFQGGAAFRKHLRDEIGDQGAVSQLIDKRSDDELLALMSNLGGHDMASMIEAFESIDHDRPVCFIAYTIKGIGLPFQGHKDNHAGLMTVAQMEKWRSAQNIRPGHEWEKFEGLSQQPEVLEAFLGEVPFNRDDRRRLSAPVIEVPERLSFAPAPVMATQQGFGLVLNELARGDSELASRIVTASPDVTVSTNLGAWVNRRGLFARAEKADLFRSEKIPSTFNWDFSPKGQHIELGIAEMNLFILMSALGLSHQINGARLLPIATLYDPFIERGLDALNYACYQDARFMVAATPSGITLSPEGGAHQSIATPLIGMAQDGLSSFEPAFVDELAIIMGWGFAHMQRESGEGGSVYLRLSTRSIEQPQRMMTPDLQKGITDGAYWLRKPGPNAEAVIAYTGAVAPEAIEAVGFIGESRRDVGLLAITSADRLHSDWTAARKLRRDRRGLAHLSHIEKLLAPLPRDCGIVTVIDGHPATLGWLGSVRGHRVEALGVEHFGQTGTISDLYRHHGIDANAIIDAAESLTAGAPVRHRKMAV is encoded by the coding sequence ATGCCGATCGAGCCCGCACGCCTTGAAATGCTGTCCGCGCTGGCGCGCAAGGTCCTGTGGCTGTCGTCCTGGACCATCCATCACGCCAATCACATCCGCCCCAACAGCGACGGCCTCAAGGTCGGCGGGCACCAGGCCTCTTCGGCCTCGCTCGCCACCATCATGTCGGCACTGTATTTCTCGGTGCTGCGGCCCGAGGACCGCGTCGCGGTGAAGCCGCATGCGAGCCCGGTGTTCCACGCCATCCAGTATCTGTTCGGGCGGCAGACCCGCGACAAGCTGGAAAATTTCCGCGGCTACAAGGGCGCGCAATCCTATCCGTCACGCACCAAGGACACCGACGATGTCGATTTCTCCACCGGTTCGGTAGGTCTCGGCGTGGCGCAGACCTTGTTCGCCTCGCTGGTGCAGGACTACGTCAAGGCGCATGGCTGGATGAAGAACCGCCCCGAGGGGCGGATGATCGCGCTGGTCGGCGACGCCGAGATGGACGAGGGCAATATCTTCGAGGCGCTGCTGGAGGGCTGGAAACACGGCCTGCGCAACACCTGGTGGGTGGTCGACTACAACCGCCAGAGCCTCGACGCGGTGGTGCGCGAAGGGCTGTGGGAGAAGTTCGAATCCATGTTCCGCAATTTCGGCTGGGACGTGGTGATCGTGAAATATGGCCGGCTGATGCAGGCGGCGTTCGCCGAGCCCGGCGGCGAGGCGCTGAAACGCTGGATCGACGCCTGCCCGAACGCGATGTACGCGGCGCTGTGTTTCCAGGGCGGGGCCGCCTTCCGCAAGCATCTGCGCGACGAGATCGGCGACCAGGGCGCGGTGTCGCAACTGATCGACAAGCGCAGCGACGACGAACTGCTGGCGCTGATGTCCAATCTCGGCGGCCACGACATGGCCAGCATGATCGAAGCGTTTGAATCCATCGATCACGACCGCCCGGTCTGCTTCATCGCCTACACCATCAAGGGCATTGGCCTGCCGTTCCAGGGCCACAAGGACAACCATGCCGGATTGATGACGGTTGCGCAGATGGAAAAGTGGCGCAGCGCGCAGAACATCCGCCCCGGTCACGAGTGGGAAAAGTTCGAGGGGCTGTCGCAGCAGCCTGAGGTACTGGAGGCATTTCTCGGCGAAGTGCCGTTCAACCGCGACGATCGGCGCCGGCTGAGCGCGCCTGTCATCGAGGTGCCCGAGCGGCTTTCGTTCGCGCCCGCGCCTGTTATGGCGACCCAACAGGGTTTTGGGCTGGTGCTCAACGAACTGGCGCGCGGCGATAGCGAACTGGCCTCGCGCATCGTCACCGCCTCGCCCGACGTGACGGTGTCGACCAATCTCGGCGCCTGGGTCAACCGCCGCGGGCTGTTCGCGCGCGCCGAAAAGGCCGATCTGTTCCGCAGTGAAAAAATTCCTTCGACCTTCAACTGGGATTTTTCGCCCAAGGGACAGCACATCGAACTCGGCATCGCCGAGATGAACCTGTTCATCCTGATGTCGGCGTTGGGGCTGTCGCATCAGATCAACGGCGCGCGGCTGCTGCCGATCGCGACCCTGTACGATCCCTTCATCGAGCGCGGCCTGGATGCGCTGAACTACGCCTGTTACCAGGATGCGCGCTTCATGGTGGCGGCGACGCCGTCGGGCATCACGCTGTCGCCGGAGGGTGGGGCGCATCAGTCGATCGCGACGCCCCTGATCGGCATGGCGCAGGATGGGCTAAGCTCGTTCGAGCCCGCCTTTGTCGACGAACTCGCCATCATCATGGGCTGGGGATTTGCCCATATGCAGCGCGAAAGCGGCGAGGGCGGTTCGGTCTATTTGCGGCTGTCGACCCGCAGCATCGAACAGCCGCAGCGGATGATGACGCCTGACCTGCAGAAGGGCATCACCGACGGCGCTTATTGGTTGCGCAAACCCGGACCGAACGCCGAAGCCGTGATCGCCTATACCGGCGCGGTCGCGCCGGAAGCGATCGAGGCGGTCGGATTCATCGGCGAAAGCAGGCGGGACGTCGGCCTCTTGGCGATCACATCGGCCGACCGGCTGCATTCCGACTGGACCGCGGCACGCAAACTGCGCCGAGATCGCCGGGGACTGGCCCATCTCAGCCATATCGAAAAACTGCTGGCGCCGCTGCCGCGCGACTGCGGCATCGTCACCGTGATCGACGGCCATCCGGCAACGCTCGGCTGGCTCGGCAGCGTCCGCGGCCATCGCGTCGAGGCGCTCGGGGTCGAACATTTCGGCCAGACCGGCACGATTTCCGACCTCTACCGCCACCACGGCATCGACGCCAATGCCATCATCGATGCGGCCGAAAGCCTCACCGCCGGCGCCCCGGTAAGGCACCGGAAAATGGCGGTGTAG
- a CDS encoding Lrp/AsnC family transcriptional regulator: MHSLDAIDRKILGILQTDSRTTMQELADKVGLSVSPCHRRVKLMEERGVIARYIATVDQKSLGLHVSVFISIKLARQKEEDLNRFAKAISKWDEVLECYLMTGNRDYLLRVVAADLSSYEAFLKNKLTRLDGIASIESSFALSQVKYSIALPV, encoded by the coding sequence ATGCACAGCCTGGACGCTATCGACCGCAAAATCCTCGGCATCCTGCAGACCGACAGCCGCACCACCATGCAGGAGCTCGCCGACAAGGTCGGGCTGTCGGTGTCGCCGTGCCACCGCCGCGTCAAGCTGATGGAAGAGCGCGGCGTCATCGCCCGCTATATCGCCACCGTCGACCAGAAATCGTTGGGGCTCCACGTGAGCGTGTTCATCTCGATCAAGCTGGCGCGGCAGAAGGAGGAAGACCTCAACCGCTTCGCCAAGGCGATCTCGAAATGGGACGAGGTATTGGAATGCTACCTGATGACCGGCAATCGTGACTATCTCCTGCGCGTCGTGGCGGCCGACCTCTCGTCGTATGAGGCGTTCCTGAAGAACAAGCTCACCCGCCTCGACGGCATCGCCTCGATCGAGTCGAGTTTTGCGCTCAGCCAGGTAAAGTACTCGATCGCGCTGCCGGTGTGA